The following DNA comes from Mycolicibacterium aromaticivorans JS19b1 = JCM 16368.
GAGATCGTAGGACCGGTCGGGGGCGTCGATATCGGTGGCGTCGACGCGGCGGACAACCGCTCTCGGATCACTGCCGAGATCGCCTGCGGCGATGGTGGCCACCGATACCGGATCGACGTCGGTCACCGTGACGCGCGCGTCGGGGCGCAAAGCCAGCACTGCTCGCGACAGCGCCCCGTGACCTGCCCCCAACTCCAGGATTCTCGGCTCGATGATGTTCGCGACGAGCGGCAGCGCCCTGGCAGCAAGGTGCTCGTGATCCCGCAGGATCCGGCCCATCCAGTCCAGAGACCACATCACCTGCCGCTTGACGCGATCGTTGACATCGTCGCGGTCCAGGTATTCCAGCCGGCCGGTCTGCAGACGCCGGTCCAACCAGGAGGCGTCGAATCCGGCGCGGGGCATGGTCGCGATATCCACCTGAGTCTCCTCGACTAGCCGGAAAGCGCGTCGTCGACGACGGCCTCCACCACGCACAGCGGTGAGGCAGTCGGAACCACCCGCGTCATCCGGAACCCTGCGTGCGCCAACAACGTTCGGTA
Coding sequences within:
- a CDS encoding class I SAM-dependent methyltransferase produces the protein MPRAGFDASWLDRRLQTGRLEYLDRDDVNDRVKRQVMWSLDWMGRILRDHEHLAARALPLVANIIEPRILELGAGHGALSRAVLALRPDARVTVTDVDPVSVATIAAGDLGSDPRAVVRRVDATDIDAPDRSYDLALFALSFHHLPPVQAARVLAEGTRVADTLLICDLYRPSAPVHLLRLASMLPFVLLPFAHDGLISSLRAYSPSAFRALAAHADPAITVEFSRLGRNHIVLARRTRLP